Proteins co-encoded in one Haloarcula pelagica genomic window:
- a CDS encoding mechanosensitive ion channel family protein, with the protein MRWQLTPPDWSAVEPYSQLVSDVATFVAVTVAVTLLARLVVVPLVVRIVRSRNRNNPTLVSATETYLQVAAVGIAVFLGLVAAGQAGFLLTTDSAILVAALTFTLGVAGQEVFGSLISGLFLVADPDFNVGDWIGWPGGEGHVEAVDFRVTRIRTPNNETVTVPNTELTTNALTRPFGRDSYRVTEEAVVAYDEDTEQALLELQQAATNHDRVIADPPPTTRIVELGPDNVRIRAEFWIDDPARGDVADVESDFRRRVKRRFDEESITLGPPAGRELSGSVAVTREIEG; encoded by the coding sequence GTGCGCTGGCAACTCACCCCACCGGACTGGTCCGCCGTCGAACCGTACAGTCAACTGGTGTCGGACGTGGCGACGTTCGTCGCCGTCACGGTCGCGGTCACGCTGCTCGCGCGGCTGGTCGTCGTTCCGCTGGTCGTCCGGATCGTCCGGAGCCGAAACCGTAACAACCCGACGCTCGTCAGTGCGACGGAGACGTACCTCCAGGTCGCCGCCGTCGGCATTGCGGTGTTTCTCGGGCTCGTCGCCGCCGGGCAGGCGGGGTTCCTGTTGACCACCGACTCGGCGATCCTGGTCGCGGCCCTGACGTTCACGCTGGGCGTGGCCGGCCAGGAGGTCTTTGGCTCGCTGATCAGCGGGCTCTTCCTGGTCGCCGATCCCGACTTCAACGTCGGCGACTGGATCGGCTGGCCCGGTGGCGAGGGTCACGTCGAGGCGGTCGACTTCCGCGTGACACGGATCAGGACGCCCAACAACGAGACGGTCACCGTCCCGAACACGGAACTGACGACAAACGCCCTGACCCGGCCGTTCGGCCGCGACAGCTACCGGGTCACGGAGGAGGCCGTCGTCGCCTACGACGAGGACACGGAGCAGGCGTTGCTCGAACTCCAGCAGGCGGCGACGAACCACGATCGAGTCATCGCGGACCCTCCGCCGACGACCCGGATCGTCGAACTCGGGCCGGACAACGTCAGGATCCGCGCCGAGTTCTGGATCGACGACCCCGCACGCGGCGATGTCGCCGACGTTGAGTCGGACTTCCGACGGCGCGTGAAACGGCGGTTCGACGAGGAGTCGATCACCCTGGGTCCGCCGGCCGGCCGGGAGCTGTCGGGCTCCGTGGCGGTCACCCGCGAGATCGAGGGGTGA
- a CDS encoding site-2 protease family protein has translation MWNFRVTTIWGIPIKVNISLLIFLPVLAWLISSTAQIEVYAAIVSGLSGTQLDLARLQAGSTPWLIGAAAAVGLFASVALHELGHSYAAMRYGLETESITLWILGGLASFKTMPREWNREFWIAVAGPITSILVGLACYGALLALPASATVTLFVVGWLAVTNVVLAVFNMLPAFPMDGGRVLRALLARNRPYASATRIAARIGTGFAVLFAVVGVLSFSPLLLLLALFIYGAATGESRTVALADLLAGLTVGDVARPATATIEADARVEELVDRMFADRTTEFTVTDGGEVVGVVTVRDFRALSQAERQADTVADLMETDLPRFEETMEAFDALVALDTGGASAALVDGPSGTRVVSREDFSSAMEMRRLVGESGPF, from the coding sequence ATGTGGAACTTCCGCGTCACGACGATCTGGGGTATCCCGATCAAGGTCAACATCTCGTTGCTGATCTTCCTGCCGGTGCTGGCCTGGCTCATCTCAAGCACCGCACAGATCGAGGTGTATGCGGCGATCGTCTCCGGGCTCTCCGGGACACAACTGGATCTGGCCCGGTTGCAGGCCGGTTCGACGCCGTGGCTCATCGGCGCAGCGGCCGCGGTGGGGCTGTTCGCCAGCGTCGCCCTCCACGAACTGGGCCACTCCTACGCCGCGATGCGGTACGGCCTGGAGACCGAATCGATCACACTGTGGATCCTCGGTGGCCTGGCCAGTTTCAAGACCATGCCCCGGGAGTGGAACCGCGAGTTCTGGATCGCCGTCGCCGGCCCGATCACGAGCATCCTCGTCGGCCTGGCCTGCTACGGCGCCCTGCTGGCCCTGCCGGCCAGCGCCACTGTGACGCTCTTCGTCGTCGGCTGGCTGGCGGTCACGAACGTCGTCCTGGCGGTGTTCAACATGCTCCCGGCGTTCCCGATGGACGGCGGGCGCGTCCTACGGGCCTTGCTCGCTCGCAACCGGCCCTACGCCTCGGCGACCCGGATCGCCGCCCGCATCGGTACCGGCTTCGCCGTCCTCTTCGCCGTCGTGGGCGTGCTCTCCTTCTCGCCGCTCTTGCTCCTGCTCGCGCTGTTCATCTACGGGGCCGCGACCGGCGAGTCCCGCACGGTCGCGCTGGCGGACCTGCTGGCGGGGCTCACTGTCGGCGACGTGGCCCGGCCGGCGACGGCGACCATCGAGGCCGACGCCCGCGTCGAGGAACTCGTCGACCGGATGTTCGCCGACCGCACGACCGAGTTCACCGTCACCGACGGTGGCGAAGTCGTCGGTGTCGTCACCGTCCGTGACTTCCGTGCGCTCTCGCAGGCCGAACGGCAGGCCGACACCGTCGCGGACCTGATGGAAACCGACCTCCCGCGGTTCGAGGAGACGATGGAAGCGTTCGACGCGCTCGTGGCCTTAGACACCGGCGGCGCCAGTGCCGCGCTCGTCGACGGCCCCTCCGGAACCCGCGTCGTCTCCCGGGAGGACTTCAGTTCGGCCATGGAGATGCGCCGGCTCGTCGGCGAGTCCGGGCCGTTCTGA
- a CDS encoding CPCC family cysteine-rich protein — MSTDTPGNPAARELGYCPCCGYKTLPEGQPGSYEVCPVCHWLDDPLQFSDEEYVSDTNHVSLSTARENFREHGACTPEAVADCEAPDGQPRDPNWPYDG; from the coding sequence ATGTCGACCGACACACCCGGCAACCCCGCCGCGCGCGAACTGGGCTATTGCCCGTGTTGTGGGTACAAGACGCTCCCCGAGGGCCAGCCCGGCTCGTACGAGGTCTGTCCGGTCTGTCACTGGCTCGACGATCCGTTGCAGTTCAGCGATGAGGAGTACGTCAGCGACACCAACCACGTCTCGCTGTCGACCGCCCGCGAGAACTTCCGCGAACACGGGGCGTGTACGCCCGAGGCCGTCGCGGACTGCGAAGCGCCCGACGGACAGCCCAGAGACCCCAACTGGCCGTACGACGGCTGA
- a CDS encoding glutaredoxin family protein yields MSATAITVYTRENCDLCEEAIDTIERVAAETETAVDLELVDVDEDPELQDEYGEKVPHVLVDGSPAFTYVVREDDLRERLA; encoded by the coding sequence ATGAGTGCCACCGCGATCACGGTCTACACGCGCGAGAACTGCGATCTCTGTGAGGAAGCCATCGACACGATCGAACGCGTGGCCGCGGAGACGGAGACGGCGGTCGATCTGGAACTGGTCGATGTTGACGAGGACCCCGAGCTACAGGACGAATACGGCGAGAAAGTCCCCCACGTCCTCGTCGACGGGTCGCCCGCGTTCACCTACGTCGTCCGGGAAGACGACCTGCGCGAGCGACTGGCCTGA
- a CDS encoding aryl-sulfate sulfotransferase, which translates to MDRGIRSTALIVVGLVLVLGTVAVGAATAPDTNVGDGSQQQTLVGSQGGDTGWHADGSVYLLTGSEITWRIDDADSYFDVTRLPDGRVMAGFMHSGYEEGCAPYDPPCTKTGYRIIDPDAEGGPATVEEFAFPVRYATNSETHDVERLDSGEYLLSDMEHERIFTVRDGAITWQWNASEFYDAPPDVTRRDWLHINDVDAVNETHYLVSVRNANQLVLVERGEGVVEVVNEDDGGSDDSCMVRDSQLKDFDGDGDIRCGDPAVLNHQHNPQWLGPDAVLVADSDNDRVVELHKVDGEWEPAWTLSRAGGVPLHWPRDADRLENGNTLVTDTLNKRIFEVTPNGTVVWSRQTPDDTPIAYEAERLPEGERVGAQRYTADGDIEEAGGGGVPGLSLLLVSLQSVAPWTPFWFGELHLGLTLVGVVAVVAGGADRLRGLRR; encoded by the coding sequence ATGGACCGTGGCATACGCAGTACCGCCCTGATCGTCGTCGGCCTCGTCCTCGTCCTCGGGACGGTCGCGGTCGGCGCCGCGACCGCCCCCGACACGAACGTCGGCGACGGCTCACAGCAGCAGACACTCGTCGGTTCCCAGGGAGGCGACACCGGCTGGCACGCCGACGGGAGCGTCTACCTGCTCACCGGCAGCGAGATCACCTGGCGAATCGACGACGCCGACAGCTACTTCGACGTGACACGACTGCCGGACGGCCGGGTGATGGCTGGGTTCATGCACTCCGGGTACGAGGAGGGGTGTGCGCCCTACGACCCGCCCTGTACGAAGACCGGCTACCGGATCATCGACCCCGACGCGGAGGGCGGCCCCGCAACCGTCGAGGAGTTCGCCTTCCCCGTCCGCTACGCCACGAACAGCGAGACCCACGATGTCGAGCGGCTCGATTCGGGCGAGTATCTCCTCTCGGACATGGAACACGAGCGGATCTTCACCGTCCGGGACGGGGCGATCACCTGGCAGTGGAACGCCTCGGAGTTCTACGACGCGCCCCCGGACGTGACCAGGCGTGACTGGCTCCACATCAACGATGTCGACGCGGTCAACGAGACACACTACCTCGTCTCCGTGCGCAACGCGAACCAGTTGGTCCTCGTCGAGCGCGGCGAAGGCGTCGTCGAGGTCGTCAACGAGGACGACGGCGGCAGCGACGACAGCTGTATGGTCAGAGACTCCCAGCTCAAAGACTTCGACGGCGACGGCGACATCCGCTGTGGCGACCCCGCGGTGTTGAACCACCAGCACAACCCCCAGTGGCTCGGTCCCGACGCCGTCCTCGTCGCGGACTCGGACAACGACCGCGTGGTCGAACTCCACAAGGTCGACGGCGAGTGGGAGCCCGCCTGGACGCTCTCGCGGGCCGGCGGCGTCCCGCTGCACTGGCCCCGTGACGCCGACCGCCTGGAGAACGGCAACACGCTCGTGACCGACACGCTGAACAAGCGCATCTTCGAGGTGACGCCCAACGGGACGGTCGTCTGGAGCCGTCAGACCCCCGACGACACGCCAATCGCTTACGAGGCCGAGCGGCTCCCCGAGGGCGAGCGCGTGGGCGCACAGCGCTACACCGCAGACGGCGACATCGAGGAGGCGGGCGGTGGCGGCGTGCCCGGGCTGTCGCTGCTGCTCGTGAGCCTGCAGTCGGTCGCCCCCTGGACGCCGTTCTGGTTCGGGGAGCTCCACCTCGGGCTGACACTGGTCGGTGTCGTCGCCGTCGTGGCCGGCGGCGCCGACCGGCTCCGAGGGTTGCGCCGGTAG
- a CDS encoding hemolysin family protein, which produces MPTVEIAARLLAGIALILANGFFVAIEFALTRARQFTEDEFVDGSAALERAWEMTNDLEIYLTSCQVGITASSIAVGIVAEPALAAIFAPLFEGSRLAGVGLGAAIAFVIINLVHLTHGEQTPTYLGVERSRFVCRHGAAPLYWFAKLISPLISVGDTVAKWTLGLFGVEMSGAWLETEVESFESRAELRTELSSILERGDLPEERREEILAAFQVGDQQIRDVMVPREEIVALSTADDDETNARKLAETPHTRFPLIGEDFEEFLGIVYVPALVRKREDLAEDTGLLDGVDLEAVASPPMTMAADTTVSDAIDRFQAERQELALVMEGGEVVGVVTVTDTLEELVGDIQDPEDERAGVE; this is translated from the coding sequence ATGCCGACAGTCGAGATCGCCGCCAGACTACTGGCCGGGATCGCACTCATCCTCGCGAACGGCTTCTTCGTCGCCATCGAGTTCGCGCTGACCCGTGCCCGCCAGTTCACCGAGGACGAGTTCGTCGACGGCAGTGCGGCTCTGGAACGTGCCTGGGAGATGACCAACGATCTGGAGATCTACCTGACGAGCTGTCAGGTGGGGATCACCGCCTCCTCGATCGCGGTCGGGATCGTCGCCGAGCCCGCGCTGGCGGCCATCTTCGCGCCGCTGTTCGAGGGCTCCCGGCTGGCCGGCGTCGGGCTCGGCGCGGCCATCGCCTTCGTCATCATCAACCTCGTCCACCTGACCCACGGCGAGCAGACCCCGACCTACCTGGGCGTCGAGCGCTCGCGGTTCGTCTGCCGGCACGGCGCGGCCCCGCTGTACTGGTTCGCGAAGCTCATCTCGCCGCTGATCTCCGTCGGCGACACCGTCGCCAAGTGGACGCTGGGACTGTTCGGCGTCGAGATGTCCGGCGCCTGGCTCGAAACCGAAGTCGAGAGCTTCGAGTCCCGCGCGGAGTTGCGGACCGAACTCAGTTCCATCCTCGAACGCGGCGACCTCCCCGAGGAACGGCGCGAAGAGATCCTGGCGGCGTTTCAGGTCGGCGACCAGCAGATCCGTGACGTGATGGTCCCCCGCGAGGAGATCGTCGCGCTGTCGACGGCCGACGACGACGAGACGAACGCCCGGAAACTGGCCGAGACGCCCCACACGCGATTCCCGCTGATCGGCGAGGACTTCGAGGAGTTCCTGGGGATCGTCTACGTCCCCGCGCTGGTCCGAAAGCGCGAGGACCTGGCCGAGGACACCGGCCTCCTCGACGGCGTCGACCTCGAAGCGGTCGCGTCGCCACCGATGACGATGGCCGCCGACACGACCGTCAGCGACGCCATCGACCGGTTCCAGGCCGAGCGACAGGAACTGGCTCTGGTCATGGAGGGCGGCGAGGTCGTCGGCGTCGTCACCGTCACCGACACCTTAGAGGAACTCGTCGGCGACATCCAGGACCCCGAGGACGAACGGGCCGGCGTGGAGTAG
- the thiE gene encoding thiamine phosphate synthase, translated as MVDWGVYLVTQASLSAGRTTTAIVEEAIAGGVGVVQLREKDRSARERYELGRRLRTLTREAGVTFVVNDRVDIAQAVDADGVHLGDSDLPVPVARGLLGEDAVVGRSVSFVEDAREAERAGADYLGVGAVYATGSKDDIEDDEYAIGTDRLAEIATAVDIPVVGIGGITADNAADVAAAGADGVAVITAITGAEDPQTATRELGAAVERGHERR; from the coding sequence ATGGTCGACTGGGGCGTGTATCTGGTGACACAGGCGTCACTGTCCGCGGGCCGAACGACGACAGCGATCGTCGAGGAAGCCATCGCGGGCGGTGTGGGCGTCGTCCAACTGCGCGAGAAGGACCGTTCGGCCCGCGAGCGCTACGAACTGGGGCGACGGCTCCGGACGCTGACCCGCGAGGCCGGCGTCACCTTCGTCGTCAACGACAGGGTCGACATCGCCCAGGCGGTCGACGCAGACGGCGTCCACCTGGGCGACTCGGACCTGCCGGTGCCGGTCGCCCGCGGACTGCTGGGCGAGGACGCCGTCGTCGGCCGGTCGGTCTCGTTCGTCGAGGACGCTCGCGAGGCCGAGCGGGCCGGCGCGGACTACCTGGGCGTGGGGGCGGTGTACGCCACCGGCTCGAAGGACGACATCGAAGACGACGAGTACGCCATCGGCACCGACCGCCTCGCCGAGATCGCCACGGCCGTCGACATCCCGGTGGTCGGTATCGGCGGGATCACCGCCGACAACGCCGCCGACGTGGCCGCGGCGGGGGCCGACGGCGTGGCCGTCATCACCGCCATCACGGGCGCCGAGGACCCACAGACGGCGACGCGGGAACTGGGAGCGGCCGTCGAACGGGGTCACGAGCGTCGGTAA
- a CDS encoding DUF6360 family protein, with translation MVDRILKVNAYTTFDLLDGTVEGHGFDEDALAVLNVTAPRKDPDHVELQLEMDNTDLDAVEPHADKVTLSAAQARELAGELERYAGKVEDAQAE, from the coding sequence ATGGTAGACCGCATCCTGAAGGTCAACGCGTACACGACCTTCGACCTGCTCGACGGTACCGTCGAGGGCCACGGCTTCGACGAGGACGCGCTCGCGGTGTTGAACGTCACGGCACCGCGGAAAGACCCCGACCACGTCGAACTCCAGTTGGAGATGGACAACACCGACCTCGACGCGGTCGAGCCCCACGCCGACAAAGTGACCCTCTCGGCCGCACAGGCCCGTGAACTGGCCGGGGAACTGGAGCGATACGCCGGCAAGGTCGAGGACGCACAGGCGGAGTGA
- a CDS encoding ZIP family metal transporter, with amino-acid sequence MQSGFVEWFADIVGTDPLLAGLVGGVVIATLNLLGASLVLVWRNPSQQAMDTALGGAAGVMLAAAFTSLIIPGIEEYSAGNPVPTLIGVGLGALFLDQGDRLVPHAHYLLTGSRRTDAAEPSESVPVVDERLAGVVLFVLAITLHNMPEGLAVGVGFGAAGGDPARLGSALSLMLAIGIQNIPEGLAVSVAAINAGLDRRAYAVFAGVRAGVVEIPLAVLGAVAVSFVEPLLPYAMGFAAGAMLFVISDEIIPETHTSGHERVATLGLMVGVIVMLYLDISLAG; translated from the coding sequence ATGCAGTCCGGGTTCGTCGAGTGGTTCGCCGATATCGTCGGCACAGACCCGCTCCTGGCGGGACTCGTCGGCGGCGTGGTCATCGCCACGTTGAACCTTCTGGGCGCGTCGCTGGTGTTGGTCTGGCGCAACCCCTCCCAGCAGGCGATGGATACGGCGCTTGGCGGTGCCGCCGGCGTGATGCTCGCTGCGGCGTTTACGAGTCTCATCATCCCGGGCATCGAGGAGTACTCCGCGGGGAACCCGGTCCCGACGCTGATCGGTGTCGGCCTGGGCGCGCTATTTCTCGACCAGGGCGATCGCCTCGTCCCGCACGCCCACTACCTCCTGACCGGGAGTCGTCGGACCGACGCCGCCGAACCGAGCGAGTCGGTCCCGGTCGTCGACGAGCGCCTGGCCGGCGTCGTCCTGTTCGTCCTCGCGATCACGCTCCACAACATGCCCGAAGGGTTGGCGGTCGGCGTCGGCTTCGGCGCCGCCGGCGGCGATCCGGCCAGACTCGGCAGCGCCCTCTCGCTGATGCTCGCCATCGGTATCCAGAACATCCCCGAGGGGCTGGCGGTGTCGGTCGCGGCGATCAACGCCGGCCTCGACCGGCGGGCCTACGCGGTCTTTGCCGGCGTTCGAGCGGGCGTCGTCGAGATTCCGCTGGCGGTGCTTGGTGCCGTCGCCGTCAGTTTCGTCGAACCGCTTCTCCCCTACGCGATGGGGTTTGCCGCCGGCGCGATGCTGTTTGTCATCTCCGACGAGATCATCCCCGAGACCCACACGAGCGGCCACGAGCGGGTGGCGACGCTCGGGCTGATGGTCGGCGTGATCGTGATGTTGTACCTCGATATCTCGCTGGCCGGCTGA
- a CDS encoding oxidoreductase: MGDWSVAEMPSLDGDTVVVTGANSGLGFEGTKAFARKGATVVMACRSVDRGEDAAAEIRRSIADADLDVRQCDLASLSSVAGFTEGVRDEYGGVDILCNNAGVMAIPRQETEDGFETQLGVNHLGHFALTARLWPALRASDGEARVVTQSSGAHEMGEMDFSDLMSERSYGRWAAYGRSKLANLLFAYELQDRIDDNGVDDVRSVACHPGYADTNLQFRGPQEMGSNVRLAGMKVANALLGQSAKQGALPMLYAATADGIIGGEYVGPDGLLGMRGAPEFQQSNEASRDEDDAAELWSVSEELTGVEFDVSA, encoded by the coding sequence ATGGGAGACTGGTCAGTCGCGGAGATGCCGTCGCTCGACGGGGATACCGTCGTGGTGACAGGCGCCAACAGTGGACTCGGCTTCGAGGGAACCAAAGCGTTCGCCCGCAAGGGCGCGACGGTCGTGATGGCCTGCCGGAGCGTCGACCGGGGCGAGGACGCCGCCGCGGAGATCCGGCGGTCGATCGCCGACGCCGACCTCGATGTCCGGCAGTGTGATCTGGCGTCGCTGTCCAGCGTCGCGGGGTTCACGGAGGGCGTCCGGGACGAGTACGGCGGCGTCGACATCCTCTGTAACAACGCCGGCGTGATGGCGATTCCCCGCCAGGAGACCGAGGACGGCTTCGAGACGCAACTGGGGGTGAACCACCTCGGACACTTCGCCCTGACCGCCCGCCTCTGGCCGGCGCTACGGGCCAGCGACGGCGAGGCGCGGGTCGTCACCCAGTCCAGCGGCGCTCACGAGATGGGCGAGATGGACTTCTCGGATCTCATGTCCGAGCGTTCCTACGGGAGGTGGGCGGCCTACGGCCGGAGCAAACTGGCGAACCTCCTGTTCGCCTACGAACTCCAGGACCGGATCGACGACAACGGCGTCGACGATGTCCGCAGCGTGGCCTGCCATCCGGGGTACGCGGACACGAACCTCCAGTTCCGGGGGCCACAGGAGATGGGGTCGAACGTCCGACTGGCCGGGATGAAAGTCGCCAACGCACTGCTGGGGCAGTCCGCCAAGCAGGGTGCGTTGCCGATGCTGTACGCCGCGACGGCCGACGGGATCATCGGCGGCGAGTACGTCGGTCCAGACGGCCTGCTGGGGATGCGCGGTGCCCCGGAGTTCCAGCAGTCAAACGAGGCCTCCCGGGACGAGGACGACGCCGCGGAGCTGTGGAGCGTCTCCGAGGAGCTGACCGGCGTCGAGTTCGACGTGAGCGCGTAG
- a CDS encoding nicotinate phosphoribosyltransferase, with amino-acid sequence MTDDFDIVSPEAIHSGRATDAYFDRTMEALEHAGRNPDVVAEVTASQFATGRWDLLAGVPDAARLLADRAVDVDALPEGQLFDGGPVMRIEGSYREFCRLETALLGFLSHPTGVATRALAARHAAPDSTVLSFGSRHVHPSLGAMVERSALLGGLDGFSNVAAGDVLGRAAGGTMPHALLICFGRGNQEAAWQAFDEAVPEETPRIALTDTYSDEVDEALRAAEAVEELDGVRLDTTGSRRGDFRHIVREVRWTLDAYGHEDVDIFVSGGLGPAELRDLRDVADGFGVGSYVSNAEPLDFALDIVEVDGDPAAKRGKLTGTKSVYRTPDGGHHVGLADRDAPADAESLMEPLVRDGDLVREFDLDAAIERAREDAALVGFEPPE; translated from the coding sequence ATGACGGACGATTTCGACATCGTCTCTCCCGAGGCGATCCACTCGGGACGGGCGACGGACGCGTACTTCGACCGGACGATGGAGGCCCTCGAACACGCGGGCAGAAACCCCGACGTGGTCGCGGAGGTGACCGCCAGCCAGTTCGCGACGGGGCGCTGGGACCTGCTCGCCGGGGTTCCCGACGCCGCCAGGCTGCTGGCCGATCGGGCGGTCGATGTCGACGCGCTCCCGGAGGGACAGCTGTTCGACGGCGGTCCGGTCATGCGCATCGAGGGATCCTACCGGGAGTTCTGCCGGCTGGAGACCGCCCTGCTGGGTTTCCTCTCGCACCCGACCGGCGTCGCCACCCGGGCGCTGGCGGCCAGACACGCCGCGCCCGACTCGACGGTGCTGTCTTTCGGATCTCGGCACGTCCACCCGTCGCTGGGGGCGATGGTCGAGCGGTCGGCGCTGCTGGGCGGGCTCGACGGGTTCTCCAACGTCGCGGCCGGCGACGTGCTCGGTCGGGCGGCCGGCGGGACGATGCCCCACGCGCTACTCATCTGTTTCGGCCGTGGGAACCAGGAAGCCGCCTGGCAGGCCTTCGACGAGGCCGTCCCCGAGGAGACGCCCCGCATCGCCCTGACCGACACCTACAGCGACGAGGTCGACGAGGCGCTGCGGGCGGCCGAGGCCGTCGAGGAGTTAGACGGGGTACGCCTGGATACGACCGGCTCCCGGCGCGGGGACTTCCGACACATCGTCAGGGAGGTCCGCTGGACGCTCGACGCCTACGGCCACGAAGATGTCGACATCTTCGTCTCCGGTGGGCTCGGTCCCGCGGAACTGCGGGACCTGCGTGACGTGGCCGACGGCTTCGGCGTCGGCAGCTACGTCTCGAACGCCGAGCCGCTGGACTTCGCGCTGGACATCGTCGAGGTCGACGGCGACCCGGCGGCAAAGCGCGGGAAGCTCACCGGGACGAAGAGCGTCTACCGCACCCCCGACGGCGGCCACCACGTCGGGCTGGCCGACCGGGACGCCCCCGCGGACGCCGAGTCGCTCATGGAGCCGCTCGTTCGGGACGGCGACCTCGTCCGGGAGTTCGATCTCGACGCCGCCATCGAGCGAGCGCGCGAGGACGCCGCCCTCGTGGGGTTCGAGCCACCGGAGTGA